In Romboutsia lituseburensis, a genomic segment contains:
- a CDS encoding NUDIX hydrolase — protein MIVRRCAGGVVFYANKVLIVKNDRGEWTLPKGKIIEDELQHESAVLRVKEETGVDATVIETAGDTMYEFFSRSRQQEICNAVMWYIMETETTEYILNNDLTEGGFYKVKEALDMLTHSKEKSLVDISYKKYKDLKKQIVEGNATV, from the coding sequence ATGATAGTAAGACGTTGTGCAGGTGGAGTAGTGTTTTATGCAAATAAGGTACTTATAGTAAAAAATGACAGAGGGGAATGGACACTTCCTAAAGGTAAGATTATTGAAGATGAACTTCAGCATGAAAGTGCAGTTCTAAGAGTTAAGGAAGAAACAGGAGTAGATGCTACTGTTATAGAAACAGCTGGTGATACTATGTATGAATTTTTCTCAAGAAGTAGACAACAAGAAATATGTAATGCTGTAATGTGGTATATTATGGAAACAGAAACTACAGAATATATACTAAATAATGACCTCACTGAAGGTGGATTTTATAAAGTGAAAGAGGCATTAGATATGTTAACTCATAGCAAAGAAAAGTCATTAGTGGATATATCATATAAAAAGTATAAAGACTTAAAAAAGCAAATAGTTGAAGGTAATGCTACAGTATAA
- a CDS encoding HEAT repeat domain-containing protein, whose amino-acid sequence MNISWDNIDNLEDYYITYLLYKESKTVSQISKIRNLSTSEINDQLIRAKLEIKAMLKDKVELAKDTIDKFLGLNKSERLDFMNSLNAERMVDFKRKLYKRMLTERNAEDLMILIWATGELKDDRFLQLLHPLTGHRHSDVRRITYSALRKIESPKSREYLQRGLYDTNAQTRQYCAKALAKIGNTNSLKMLRQLKSKKQFEKDYVLRAYEEAIDILEKSKN is encoded by the coding sequence ATGAATATAAGTTGGGATAATATAGACAACTTAGAAGATTATTACATAACTTATCTTCTATATAAAGAATCAAAAACAGTATCTCAAATTAGTAAAATTAGAAATTTGTCAACTTCTGAAATCAATGATCAACTAATAAGAGCAAAACTTGAAATAAAAGCTATGCTTAAAGACAAGGTTGAACTTGCTAAAGATACTATTGATAAATTCCTAGGTCTTAATAAATCAGAAAGACTGGATTTTATGAATAGTTTAAATGCAGAAAGGATGGTAGATTTTAAGAGAAAACTTTATAAAAGAATGCTTACCGAAAGAAATGCTGAAGACTTAATGATTTTAATCTGGGCAACTGGTGAACTTAAGGATGATAGATTTTTACAACTACTACATCCATTAACAGGACATAGACATTCAGATGTAAGAAGAATAACTTATTCAGCACTAAGAAAAATTGAATCGCCTAAAAGTAGAGAATATCTACAACGAGGACTTTATGACACCAACGCACAGACTAGACAATATTGTGCTAAGGCTCTTGCAAAAATAGGTAATACTAATAGTTTAAAGATGTTAAGACAGTTAAAAAGTAAGAAACAATTTGAAAAAGATTATGTATTAAGAGCTTATGAAGAAGCTATTGATATTTTAGAAAAATCAAAGAATTAA
- the hflX gene encoding GTPase HflX: MEEKKEKALLVGLNITSTARKIDDIDINESMEELKELAKAAGAEVVGSLIQNKQSRDAAFYVGKGKVEEIKAYCDSLEATMVVFNDELSGAHIRNIEQVVGIKVIDRTTLILDIFAQRALSKEGKLQVELAQLKYRLPRLTGMGGELSKTGAGIGARGPGEQKLELDKRNILNKAADIRRELREVKKTRETQRAQRLKSNIPIVALVGYTNAGKSTLLNELIKTHKDYEQDKEVLAKDMLFATLDVTLRKALLPSKKEFLVVDTVGFVSKLPHDLVEAFKATLEEVQYADLILHVIDATNSSYELQKKTTESVLKELGADAKPTILVYNKIDRLELDIYPKNHDDVIYISAKKGINMDKLLGIIEDALMENTYNVTLLLPYDKGDIFSKMKEKYNVENFEYGENGITLDVNLMEEDYNIYKDYILEK, from the coding sequence ATGGAAGAAAAAAAAGAAAAAGCGTTGCTTGTAGGACTTAATATAACTTCTACAGCAAGAAAAATTGATGATATAGACATAAATGAATCAATGGAAGAACTTAAAGAGTTGGCAAAAGCAGCAGGTGCTGAAGTTGTAGGAAGTTTAATTCAAAATAAACAAAGCAGAGATGCTGCATTTTACGTAGGAAAAGGGAAAGTTGAAGAAATAAAAGCATATTGTGATTCATTAGAAGCTACAATGGTAGTTTTTAATGATGAATTATCAGGAGCACATATAAGAAATATAGAACAAGTAGTGGGTATTAAAGTTATAGATAGAACAACATTAATACTAGATATATTTGCTCAAAGAGCCCTTAGCAAAGAAGGAAAGCTTCAAGTTGAGCTAGCTCAATTAAAATATAGATTACCTAGACTTACAGGAATGGGTGGAGAGCTTAGTAAAACTGGTGCTGGTATAGGTGCTAGAGGACCAGGAGAACAAAAGCTTGAATTAGATAAGAGAAATATACTTAATAAAGCGGCAGATATTAGACGTGAACTTAGAGAGGTTAAAAAGACTAGAGAAACTCAAAGGGCTCAGCGTCTAAAATCAAATATACCAATAGTTGCATTAGTTGGATACACAAATGCAGGTAAATCTACCTTATTAAATGAACTAATAAAAACGCACAAAGATTATGAACAAGATAAAGAAGTATTAGCAAAAGATATGCTTTTTGCAACATTAGATGTAACTCTAAGAAAAGCTCTTTTACCAAGTAAAAAAGAATTCTTAGTAGTAGATACTGTTGGATTTGTAAGTAAACTTCCCCATGATTTAGTAGAAGCATTTAAAGCTACACTAGAAGAAGTGCAATATGCAGATTTAATATTACATGTAATTGATGCTACGAATTCTAGTTATGAATTACAAAAAAAGACTACTGAAAGTGTATTAAAAGAGTTAGGTGCTGATGCTAAACCAACAATACTTGTTTACAACAAAATAGATAGACTAGAATTAGACATATACCCTAAAAATCATGATGATGTAATTTATATATCAGCTAAAAAGGGCATAAATATGGATAAATTACTAGGTATTATAGAAGATGCATTAATGGAAAATACATATAATGTAACTTTATTATTACCTTATGATAAAGGTGATATATTCAGTAAGATGAAAGAAAAGTATAATGTTGAAAACTTTGAATATGGGGAAAATGGAATAACTCTTGATGTGAATTTAATGGAAGAAGATTATAATATATATAAAGACTATATATTAGAAAAGTAG
- a CDS encoding cysteine-rich small domain-containing protein, producing the protein MSENYKFFNHKNCEYFPCHKTNKPEEFNCLFCYCPLYALGKNCGGNFKYSEKGIKDCSNCLLPHNKNNYDYIMSKFQDIIKITSKED; encoded by the coding sequence ATGAGTGAAAATTATAAGTTTTTCAACCATAAAAATTGTGAGTACTTCCCTTGTCATAAAACTAATAAACCAGAAGAATTTAACTGTTTATTTTGCTATTGTCCATTATATGCTTTAGGTAAAAACTGCGGTGGAAATTTTAAATATAGTGAAAAAGGTATTAAAGATTGTTCTAATTGTTTATTACCTCATAATAAAAACAACTATGACTATATTATGAGTAAATTCCAAGATATTATTAAAATAACTTCTAAGGAAGATTAA
- a CDS encoding TIGR01906 family membrane protein — MKKILNIIFSVCFSILIITGVIKFTVGFKEVYYYDISKLDIPKLSGLTEDEIRLNYDYLIDYNLSKDKKEFKMPTIPSSQQGKIHFEEVRDIFQNINKIFNVTLVISLIGIIINIKNKKISFLKTTSISLISIPVILSLPIIINFQYSFTMFHKLMFDNDYWIFDPKMDPVITILPEIFFFHAGLMILTLILLSSMLIYIIYRLLRKKGVQ; from the coding sequence ATGAAAAAAATTTTAAATATAATATTTTCGGTATGCTTTAGCATATTAATAATAACTGGGGTAATAAAATTTACTGTGGGGTTTAAAGAAGTTTATTACTATGATATATCTAAATTAGATATACCAAAACTAAGTGGTTTAACTGAAGATGAAATTAGATTGAATTATGATTATTTAATCGACTATAATTTAAGTAAAGATAAGAAAGAATTCAAAATGCCTACAATACCATCATCACAACAAGGGAAAATACATTTTGAAGAAGTAAGAGATATATTTCAAAATATAAATAAAATTTTTAATGTAACATTGGTTATTTCATTGATTGGAATAATTATAAATATAAAAAATAAAAAAATTTCGTTTCTAAAGACAACATCTATTTCATTAATTAGTATACCGGTGATACTATCATTACCGATTATAATAAATTTTCAATATAGCTTTACAATGTTTCATAAATTAATGTTTGACAATGATTATTGGATTTTTGATCCTAAAATGGATCCAGTTATAACTATACTTCCAGAAATATTTTTCTTTCATGCTGGACTAATGATATTAACTCTAATACTATTATCTAGCATGCTAATTTATATAATATATAGATTATTAAGAAAAAAAGGAGTGCAGTAA
- a CDS encoding ABC-F family ATP-binding cassette domain-containing protein has product MLVVENVSHGFGARTILENVSFRLRKGEHISLVGANGEGKSTFLNIITKKLMPDAGDIKWSSRATVGYLDQHTVLTKGKTIRDILRDAFKNMFDLEQEMIGMYDKMGEASDEEMTKLLEETAEIQTILENSGFYMIDAKIQEVANGLGLGEIGLDKDVTDLSGGQRTKVLLTKLLLENPTILILDEPTNYLDEEHIVWLTRYLQEYENSFILVSHDIPFINDTCNVIYHMENGELNRYKGNYDEFVRLNEIKKRQEENAYEKQVEERKKLEDFVARNKARVATRGMANSRQKILDKMEILERPKEKIKPTFEFKESRASSRFVFETENLVLGYDEALTKPLNFTLERNQKIALKGMNGIGKSTLLKTLLGIAKPFEGNVKLGDYLDVGYFEQESSRDNYNTPMDEVWAEFPGLSNFEVRQNLAKCGLTNEHITSQMRVLSGGEAAKVRICKIMLKNINLLVLDEPTNHLDVEAKDELKKAIKEFKGTVLLVCHEPEFYMDIVNDVWNIEDFTTKIV; this is encoded by the coding sequence ATGCTAGTAGTTGAAAATGTAAGTCATGGTTTCGGAGCAAGAACTATACTAGAAAATGTTTCATTTAGACTAAGAAAAGGTGAACATATATCACTAGTTGGAGCTAACGGAGAAGGTAAATCGACTTTTTTAAATATAATAACTAAAAAACTTATGCCAGATGCAGGTGATATAAAATGGTCATCTAGGGCGACTGTAGGTTACTTAGATCAGCATACAGTATTAACAAAAGGTAAAACGATAAGAGATATATTAAGAGATGCATTCAAAAATATGTTTGATTTAGAACAAGAAATGATCGGTATGTATGATAAAATGGGAGAAGCTAGTGATGAAGAAATGACAAAGCTTCTAGAAGAAACGGCAGAAATACAAACTATTTTAGAAAATAGTGGTTTCTATATGATAGATGCTAAAATACAAGAAGTTGCCAATGGATTAGGTTTAGGTGAAATAGGATTAGATAAAGATGTTACTGACCTAAGTGGAGGTCAAAGAACGAAAGTGCTTTTAACAAAGTTACTACTTGAAAATCCTACTATATTAATATTAGATGAGCCGACAAACTATTTAGATGAAGAACATATAGTTTGGTTAACAAGATATCTTCAAGAATATGAAAACAGCTTTATATTAGTATCTCATGATATACCTTTCATAAATGATACATGTAATGTAATATATCATATGGAAAATGGAGAATTAAATAGATACAAAGGTAACTATGATGAGTTTGTTAGACTTAATGAAATAAAGAAACGTCAAGAAGAAAATGCATATGAAAAGCAAGTTGAAGAAAGAAAAAAATTAGAAGATTTCGTTGCTAGAAATAAAGCAAGAGTTGCTACTCGTGGTATGGCAAACAGTAGACAAAAGATTTTAGATAAAATGGAAATCTTAGAAAGACCAAAGGAAAAAATAAAGCCTACATTTGAATTTAAGGAATCTAGAGCATCGAGTAGATTCGTATTTGAAACTGAAAATTTAGTTTTAGGATATGATGAAGCATTAACTAAGCCACTTAACTTTACACTAGAAAGAAATCAAAAGATAGCATTAAAAGGGATGAATGGAATAGGAAAATCAACATTACTTAAGACTTTATTAGGAATAGCAAAGCCTTTTGAAGGAAATGTTAAATTAGGGGACTATTTAGATGTTGGTTACTTTGAACAAGAAAGCTCAAGAGATAATTACAACACTCCTATGGATGAAGTATGGGCAGAATTCCCTGGTCTTAGTAATTTTGAAGTAAGACAAAACCTTGCTAAGTGTGGCTTGACAAATGAACATATAACAAGCCAAATGAGAGTTTTAAGTGGTGGAGAAGCTGCTAAAGTTAGAATTTGTAAAATAATGCTAAAAAATATAAACTTACTAGTTCTAGATGAGCCGACAAACCATTTAGATGTAGAAGCAAAGGATGAATTAAAAAAGGCTATAAAAGAGTTCAAAGGAACTGTTTTATTAGTATGCCATGAACCTGAATTCTATATGGATATAGTTAATGATGTGTGGAATATAGAAGATTTCACTACTAAAATAGTATAA
- a CDS encoding zinc dependent phospholipase C family protein yields the protein MKKKIESAYASALRGTFKVVNPIKKSIINTTCEVHLFIQNNALDMLKNSGYKDEYRFFKEYLTQMNQGLVWADQDFKSYHHFYNPIEGKGKYGYEENAMTVAVNYYNKALKYFKEDNFSKSMFFFGAACHIIQDLTIPQHAKGRLLDNHRQFEVYVKENYKKIKRFKSSDIPLILDSIEAYADHNSMHALNVDYMYKNINDINTRFYLIAVKSLTLSQKSTAGCMIMFFKDLIYM from the coding sequence ATGAAGAAAAAAATAGAAAGTGCATATGCATCAGCCTTAAGAGGAACTTTTAAGGTGGTAAATCCAATTAAAAAAAGCATAATAAATACGACATGTGAAGTTCATTTATTTATACAAAACAATGCTTTAGATATGTTAAAAAATTCTGGTTATAAAGATGAATATAGATTTTTTAAAGAATATTTAACACAAATGAATCAAGGACTAGTTTGGGCAGATCAAGATTTTAAATCATATCATCATTTTTATAATCCAATAGAAGGTAAAGGAAAATATGGTTATGAGGAAAATGCCATGACAGTAGCTGTTAATTATTATAATAAAGCCTTGAAGTATTTTAAAGAAGATAACTTTTCAAAAAGCATGTTTTTCTTTGGAGCTGCATGCCATATAATACAGGATTTAACTATACCTCAACATGCTAAAGGTAGATTATTAGATAATCATAGGCAGTTTGAGGTGTATGTAAAAGAAAATTATAAGAAAATAAAACGATTTAAATCAAGCGATATTCCATTAATCTTGGATAGCATAGAGGCATATGCAGATCATAATTCAATGCATGCTCTAAATGTAGATTATATGTATAAGAATATAAATGATATAAATACGAGGTTTTATTTAATTGCTGTTAAATCATTGACCTTATCTCAAAAATCTACAGCAGGGTGTATGATTATGTTTTTTAAAGATTTAATATATATGTAA
- a CDS encoding N-acetylmuramoyl-L-alanine amidase, whose amino-acid sequence MKKYRLLVTTIIAIGIIIIGTSNPISNLYKSTNLISKGIQQKDDKNQNNKTNEKKFLICIDPGHQEKGDPNPEPIAPGSSQTKARVSSGATGVATKTPEYVLNLEASTVLKHILEGKGYDVMMTRETHNVNISNAERARLANDKKADMVIRIHADSLDNSGKTGASILIPAKESKYTSNIYGSSSQCAKLVKNQMTNAGISVNGIFERNDLTGFNWSQVPVVLVEMGFLSNYNEDQMMSNPDYQRKLMQSVADGVEEYLRQKN is encoded by the coding sequence ATGAAAAAATACAGATTATTGGTAACAACTATAATTGCTATAGGCATTATCATTATAGGAACATCCAATCCGATTAGTAATCTTTATAAAAGTACAAATTTAATTAGCAAAGGTATACAGCAAAAAGATGATAAAAATCAGAATAATAAAACAAATGAAAAAAAATTTCTAATATGTATAGACCCGGGTCATCAAGAAAAGGGAGACCCTAATCCAGAGCCTATAGCTCCCGGATCGTCTCAAACTAAAGCGAGAGTATCATCTGGAGCAACAGGTGTAGCAACAAAAACCCCAGAATATGTGTTAAATTTAGAAGCATCTACAGTATTAAAACATATACTAGAAGGTAAGGGTTATGATGTTATGATGACTAGGGAAACTCATAACGTTAATATAAGTAATGCAGAAAGAGCAAGGCTGGCTAATGATAAAAAGGCTGATATGGTTATAAGAATTCATGCAGATAGTTTAGATAATTCAGGCAAAACGGGAGCATCGATATTAATACCAGCTAAGGAAAGTAAATATACATCTAATATATATGGCTCTAGTAGTCAATGCGCTAAATTAGTAAAAAATCAAATGACTAATGCAGGTATATCGGTAAATGGGATATTTGAACGTAATGACTTAACAGGATTTAACTGGTCACAAGTACCTGTAGTTTTAGTTGAAATGGGATTTTTAAGTAATTATAATGAGGATCAGATGATGTCTAATCCAGATTATCAAAGAAAACTAATGCAAAGTGTTGCAGATGGAGTTGAAGAATATCTAAGACAAAAAAATTAG
- a CDS encoding SpoIVB peptidase S55 domain-containing protein, whose translation MGTKISTSKKQNLIKLKIIFIASFLLYFFSNSLIYAQSNLKTDSDYLVPIGNIIQIDAELKNVIVRNYVEGSPFTLGDAIIAINKTPINDYSDFSKLLSSISPSDKVSVLVGRGTHNFTLETTKSELEKVNINGLLSGFATLTYINPEDNTFGAIAHPISVGTSRKVDIRLGNISTTSDLLIQKSVKGSVGSISAKRKDTIGQFTSNADFGIKGDIVGFDTSNSKSYKVAFLDEVQLGKAQVILQTTSNGCQKFDIQIIDIQKQRSPQAKTLKFKIVDKDLLAQTGGVVQGMSGTPIVQGDKIIGAISHAVENDPSFGYAVFIQWMIDN comes from the coding sequence ATGGGTACAAAAATTTCTACCTCAAAAAAACAAAATTTAATAAAGTTAAAAATTATCTTTATTGCATCTTTTTTATTATATTTTTTCTCAAATAGTTTAATCTATGCACAGTCTAATTTGAAGACAGATTCAGATTATTTAGTTCCAATTGGTAACATCATACAGATTGATGCTGAGTTAAAAAATGTAATAGTTAGAAATTATGTTGAAGGATCTCCTTTTACACTAGGTGATGCTATTATAGCAATTAACAAAACTCCTATTAATGATTATAGTGATTTTTCAAAATTACTATCTAGCATATCTCCTTCAGATAAAGTTTCTGTTTTAGTAGGAAGAGGAACTCATAATTTCACCTTAGAAACTACTAAATCTGAATTAGAAAAAGTAAATATTAATGGTTTACTTTCAGGATTTGCTACTTTAACTTATATTAACCCTGAGGATAATACTTTTGGAGCTATTGCTCATCCAATTAGTGTAGGTACTTCTCGAAAAGTTGATATAAGATTAGGTAATATATCTACAACTTCAGACTTACTTATCCAAAAATCAGTTAAAGGTAGTGTTGGGTCAATAAGTGCTAAAAGGAAAGATACTATTGGTCAATTTACTTCCAATGCTGACTTTGGTATTAAAGGTGATATTGTAGGATTTGATACATCTAATTCAAAATCATATAAAGTTGCTTTTTTAGATGAAGTTCAATTAGGTAAAGCTCAAGTTATCTTGCAAACAACTTCTAATGGTTGTCAGAAATTTGATATACAGATAATAGATATACAAAAACAAAGATCACCACAAGCAAAGACATTAAAGTTTAAAATAGTTGATAAAGATTTATTAGCTCAAACTGGAGGAGTTGTCCAAGGAATGAGTGGTACTCCTATAGTTCAAGGTGATAAAATAATTGGTGCTATATCTCATGCAGTTGAGAATGATCCAAGTTTTGGATATGCAGTTTTTATTCAATGGATGATTGACAATTAA
- the yunB gene encoding sporulation protein YunB, whose protein sequence is MKRKLMEPKSNDFKKIIVIFSTIFVLSVFIGSFIYVDTSLRPTITVLAETKALELANRSINKAVGEIVKDKISYSDLMNTKLDSDGKITMIQANTIMMNKIASDVALQIQEELKQVKTTTSYIPIGTALGSPILAKYGPQLKVSIEPIGTVSVDFKTNFESSGINQSRHSIYLQAKTQVKVVIPLTTTTKEVKAQIPICETIIVGDVPNSYVNIPDNGVINTIPKVDVNNVKSK, encoded by the coding sequence ATGAAGAGAAAACTTATGGAACCAAAAAGTAACGATTTTAAGAAAATAATAGTTATTTTTTCAACTATATTTGTATTATCAGTATTTATAGGAAGTTTTATATACGTAGATACAAGTTTAAGACCTACAATAACTGTACTTGCAGAAACTAAGGCCTTAGAATTAGCAAATAGATCAATAAATAAGGCTGTTGGAGAAATAGTAAAAGATAAAATAAGCTACTCTGATTTAATGAATACTAAGCTAGACTCAGATGGCAAAATAACAATGATTCAAGCTAATACAATAATGATGAATAAGATAGCGTCAGATGTAGCATTACAAATTCAGGAGGAACTAAAACAAGTAAAAACTACAACTTCTTACATACCAATAGGAACAGCTTTGGGAAGTCCTATACTTGCAAAATATGGACCACAACTAAAAGTATCTATAGAGCCAATAGGAACAGTGTCAGTAGATTTTAAGACTAACTTTGAATCATCAGGAATTAATCAATCAAGGCATTCAATTTATCTACAAGCTAAAACGCAAGTAAAAGTAGTAATACCATTAACGACTACAACTAAAGAAGTAAAAGCACAAATACCAATATGCGAAACTATAATAGTAGGAGATGTTCCTAATAGCTATGTAAATATACCCGATAATGGAGTAATAAATACTATTCCTAAGGTGGATGTAAATAATGTTAAAAGCAAATAA